CTCCTTTTAGTCATTCAACGCTTTAGATAATTAAAATCGATTGTAAAATAATACCCATGCCTAATTTCCTGTTTAAAGGAATGACTGAAGGCAGTTTCATTAATTAGAATATTTAATTCAAATTATATTTTCAGTTATCTTACACCCAATCTAAATCTTGGTCAACATAAAAATCTGACAATTCAAACAAATCCAAAAAGTTGATAGCGTTTTCATTATTGTTAGATTAAGGTTGGTGAGAAATAAAAATAGTAAAAAAATATTTTTTGAGGGTAAAAAAGAAGAGTGAGAAGGAGTGATTTCGTGCGAGGATTCTACTATTGTCAACTGAAAAAACAGCTTGGATTTCTAAGCCGTTCTATTAAAAAAGGATGTACATTAGTTTTTCACTATACTTGTTTTGTCCTTTGCTGCTATCTTATTTTCGCAAGGTATTCGTATACTTCACGTAAGTTTTTATAACCCTTCATTTGAGCGAGCTCTAAATAATGTCCCCAAATATGTGCTGTCAGTTTGGCATCCCCAAGTGCATGGTGCCGGTTGGTTATTTCTATTCCACATTCCTTACACACAACTTCAAGAGGCAACGATTTTATACTAGGATTTGAAAGACGCAGTAAGAAGGAGGTGTCAATGATTCGGTGCTCAAATCTAGTTTTTAGTAAATCCCATGTCATTTTTTGCATAAAGGACTGTTCATGCTTCGAGTGGTGGGCTACAAGTGCATGATTTTGTACAAATCTGAAAAATTCCATTAACACTTCTGAAGCCAATGGTGCTGATTGTAAATCTTCAGCCGTAATGTTGGTCAGGACGGAGATTTCATCTGAAAGACTGTCTGGGGAATGAACTAGGGAATAAAAAGTTTCTGTTTCCTTGATTCGGTGCCCTATCATCTTAATGGCGCCAATGGAGATGACTCTATCTCCCTTCTCCGGATAGAAACCAGTTGTTTCTAAATCAAACACCACAACCTTTAATTCGTGAAGAGGTGTGTCTAGGCAGTTACTTTCTTTCACTTCTTTTTGCAGCTGTCTAATAAAAGAGATATTTTGCATGTTAGCATGCCCTTGAACACCAGCATAAATGTTGGAACCAAGTCTTCCTGACATTTGTCTGAAAAAGTGGATCATATCATTCATTCCCATTAGGTATCCTCCTTATCTATTAAATTTCTTACATAACGATAAAGGGCAGCCCCATTTTTTAGTATTTCTTTTACTTCTTCCTTTTGCTCTTTGGAAAGAGAAGCCATAGACAGATAATGGCTATTTTCGTAATTGTCAGGTTTTGCTAGTGATAGACGAAAGTTTAGTAATTTTAAAAACTGTTGTTTATATAGTTCTTTTTTCATAGTAGGAAGTTCGACTTCAGGCAGCTTTTTAAGCC
This Neobacillus sp. YX16 DNA region includes the following protein-coding sequences:
- a CDS encoding exonuclease domain-containing protein, which gives rise to MGMNDMIHFFRQMSGRLGSNIYAGVQGHANMQNISFIRQLQKEVKESNCLDTPLHELKVVVFDLETTGFYPEKGDRVISIGAIKMIGHRIKETETFYSLVHSPDSLSDEISVLTNITAEDLQSAPLASEVLMEFFRFVQNHALVAHHSKHEQSFMQKMTWDLLKTRFEHRIIDTSFLLRLSNPSIKSLPLEVVCKECGIEITNRHHALGDAKLTAHIWGHYLELAQMKGYKNLREVYEYLAKIR